AAATCTCCTCATCTCCGAACAGTGGTTTCTGCTCGATCGATGGCTCAGCTTGGTCTGAGGAGAGCGGTTGGACCATGTACTTTGAAGACTTCATGGCATCATGCAGTGGGTCTTCTCTGATCTCTGATGCTACTTCGTATGTTGCATGGAAGCCATCGGAGAGCGACGGATGCAGGAAGCTgcgtttgaagaagaggaagcagaggAACTTCGTGGATGATGACGACCCTTTGGGAGATACTGCTACCTCTCCTTTTGATAGTTTCAAGGTTACAATAACTTTATCCATGTACTACTTTTTCTTTATGATCTCGATCATTGTTCACTTTGCTGAACTCTTTATGCTTAAATTAGGATTGTGAATTAAGGGACGTATCTACGAACAGAAGGAAGAAAGATGATCCCAGCATATCTTCGCAGGTGACACAATATGCAGCTTTTCTTGCCCTTCATTTCTTTTTGGGGATATATATAGATTATTCATATAAAGAACTAACTTTGGTTTCTTTACCTTCGATACTACAGGAGGAGGATACTGGTTGCAGAAATGAATGGGAATCGGAAAACGAAAATGTATTTGAATTCATAGAGAGATCGAATAGATGTACAGATCTGAACAAAAGGGGGCTTTGCTTGGTTCCATTTTCCCTCTTAGGATGCTATCTTCGATAAATATCATTTCGTTGCCAAGAGAAAAAAATACAAATACTTGTGTatctatcctctctctctctctttctctctgtctctctatacatatatatatatatatatatatatatatatatatatatatatatatatatatatatatatatatatatatatatataagacggaGATTATAAGATGTATGCATGATAGAAAATAGTTGAACTTTCAACGACGACTTAATAGTTGATTGGAATGCTTAATTAAatgaagcattgaaactttctgtcCGAGAAACCGAGTAAGACATGTTTACATGTCTTCCTCTCTACGTGGACACATTGCGCTGATGATAATAATGCTTAAACATGTCTTCCTCTCTACGTTGACACATTGCGCTGATGATAATAATGCTTCATGACTTCCTTTTGATCTTTAATTTGAGATAGCGCCGAGGATGCTAATCGAGAACGAGAATCTCCTGGATCAAAATCTTGGACACCAAGTCCAACAAAGTTTACGTCAAGCAGAACACAGCACATCATCGTAGCACTGCTCATTTCATCAGGCTATGTATATGTCTTAAAGCGATTGGAATTCCATTAGGTCAAACCTAATTTTATATATAGCGTACGCATAAGTTTACAGTGGTTGCATCATTCAAATAATAGCCTCGAGGTAGTTTACCGTGTTTGTCTCGTGAGCAAGCAAAATACAGCTGAATGAAGCACTCACCGCGTGGTGCCTGCATCAAAAATTTTGTTCGAGTCATAAGGTTACACTGTCTCCATCTCGTCCCACCCCACCTGAACAGCTTGAAGGTTTTATGGTGGGACGAGATTTATTCGGAGGCCATCCTCCTCCAACCAAGGTCGAATATGATGACGGTACTATAGCTACACAGACAACTCTCGTGTTGTGAAGGAACAAAGCAATGAATGATCTCACCGACTACTCTTCAAAAGTAATCCACCGTGGAAAGAAGCGCCACGACTGTAAATAGAACTACTGCTAGTTGGCTAACGCTATGCCGCGGTCCGGATGCTGTGGGTATGTCATCCGGAAGCTCGCACTCCTGTCCGTTGAAGTACAGCCTGGTAGGAAAACCATCCCCCTTCACGATGTTGATACCGGGAGTTTCCTTCTTGGTGAATGAAATCACCGATTGTTGCTTCCCAGGTACTCTCGGATCCACGCTTGGGTCCTTTCCATCTGTTTCCGCTATCAGATAGTTGAGACCCTCCAGTCCCTGAAGAAAGATGGTCTTGTTGAGTCTTCCGGGGCCTTGTAGCTTTGTGCCATTGAAGGAATACACTTTCTCGTAGCCCCGATAGAATTTATCCATCTCCAACGCCACGAACCAGTTCTTGAAGGTGTAGTCAGCCCAGTTGAACAAGGTGATCCTCGCAGTCCATCCTTTTCTGTAGTTGGACACTATATGCCAGTTGATGCTGACGCCACAGTTGTCCCAACAAGGTAACGGATTGGGGACGTGGCGATGATTGATGCTGGCCCACGCTTTGGCCTTGGCCGTCCGGTTCTCGGAGGGGACCAGAAGAGCTTCCGGCGGGAGAAGCAATGCAGTTGCGTCGGGGTTGCACGCCGCGTCCTCCGAGCAGCCGCACGCACAGGTGTTGCAGGGGACGACCGACTCGTTGTAGAAAGCGGAGTAGGTGACGCAGCATCGAGAATGCTTGCTCTTGGGCCTGGTGATGTTGCAGACTATTTGCCAACTGGCAATAGCTTCGGTTTCCGACATGAGACCGTTCGGATCTGGAAACTCCATGGGACTCACTCTGATAGGAGGGCCACACACGTAATTCGGATTGATGAAGCCATTGATCTTCCAATTCTGAGGAGGATAGAAGACGGTACGGTTAAGGTCCGGCGGGAGCTTGTAAACCTGAAGCTGGAAAATCGCCTTGGACTGGGTTATATTCATGGTAGGGGGGAGGAGGGTCCCATTCTTGCAACAATAGGGAATGTTCCCAAGTGCATCGTCTTTTTCTTTCTCGGGAGGGAGATCCACAATGATGGGCTTCTTTTCGCAGTTCATGACGGTGGAGAAGTCCAAGCTCTGGTAGTAGTTGCCGGCTTCACCGTAGATGCAGTCTGAGATGTCTTTCCTCAGGGTGTAGGCTCCTTTCATGGTGTTGATGAACTCTCCCCGCTTCCACTCCCAAGTGAGGTTCCAATTGTCGAGGCGGCCTAGAGGGTGGTTATTGTCGATGGTGATTTGAGCCATATAGTTGCTGTCATAGGACCGGAGTACATCGTAGGCGATGGTGAGGTCGCCGTACCGGCGCGGAAGGAATCGGGTTTCCTCCGTTTTTTTAGCCTTGAATTTGGGGTCTTTCACGCAGCAAACATACATCTGGCTCCCTGAAATGAAACACCAGCACAGCCAATAAACACAGCCTATACCTTGTTTGTAATTTTTGGTGGGAAGAGCAGTGGAACGAATCCCCTCCCCCTCCCCTGATTCATTTAATCGTCAAGTTCTCTGTACATGCAGATCAACTTTCCAATGTTCACTGTTCAGCAGTAAAACAAGTTTTACCTTTTTTGGTGGGTGCAGGACACTTATATCCATCGTTAAGCAACTTGATCGTCCTTGGCATCGGGGTCCCGGGTGGCTTCACCCCGAACTGCGTCCCCGTGAAATGCATCTCTACCCGAATCTGGGACAAGTCCCCCGCGGTATCGATGGCATTCATGAGATCAGTCTGCGGGAATCCCGACAAGGACGTGCCATTCTCGACATTAACCGGGAAATCGGTCCCGTCGGTTATCACCGCCCCGGACGCCGACACCAAAATCTCATGGTGCTGAAACCCGATGAACATATTCCATGCCGGGAGGTCCGTGGTCATGGTGTTCAGTACGGCGGCCGTGGACTTGAACGCGTACGACTGGGCCGACGCGTTCTTCACGTGCGGATACTCCTTGGTGCGCGAGATGAAGGTGTAGGTGAGGAAGACGCCAATGCATCTGTCCTGGGCCGCCGGCGGCGGGTTGACCTTCTCGTCGTAGTCGTAGTCCTCCTGCGCGCGTACGGCTGCGGAGATGGCTAAGGTGATGAAGGAGACCGCAAGGAGGAGGACAGCTCTTGGCGGTCGCCGAGGCGATGACATTGGCGCTTGTTCTTGTTTCAAGAGAGGTCTGAGTTTATCAGGAACAGAATGGATTGTGAGGCATCAGCTGCAACCTTGAACTGAGCCTGAGCTATTGCATTGGATGGGAATATGTCTTCTGATGTGTGGAAGATGGTAAGAGAAgtggattccggagagggagagaTTAAGGggagggaggggaggggaggggagggggtgaGGGGTGAGAGGACGACGGAGTCAAGCTCAAATATTTGGACCGTTGGGCGTGTGCACGCAATTGGCGGGACCAGTTTAACGGCCGGTCACCAAATACATATGGaaccaaaattaaaattaaaattaaaatcgaaataagaagaaaaaaaccaAATAAGAAGTTTTAGCCGCCCGCAGAGGACACCGTAGCACGAGATCGATGCATCAAAATTTTCACGTGCGTAATTGGCCGATAGGATCATGCGGGTTTCGTTTTGGGTTGCTGTTGTGCGTGTAAAGCGGGAACCACACAGGTGTGGGGAGGATAAACTCATTTATCCACCGTCGGAGATCGACTCTCTGTGTTCCTTAAGCTTAGTCCGTtccttccttcctcttttcttctagcCGCTGCATATCTTTGTTGGTATGCCGGGGGGAGGGGGGTACGTGATCGAAGCTAACTCGAAACAATAAAATGAAAATATACAATGTCATGGACGTTTCTTCTTGGAATCCAATAGAGGTAGCGTCGGGCGGGTGACAGATTGATCGGTTGGATAATTTTAAGAGAAAAAGATGGTTCCCGAATCCTTCTTCTGACTCTTTAGCCGGTTCTGCTTCGACAAGCTATATTTGCACACATCTTGTTCTCCTTGGGCGTGAAAGCAGGTGGTAGCTTCAGTGGAGTTGAGGTTGAAGATGTCTGCTGTAAAATCTCTCAGACTACTTGGTTTCAGCTGCGAATGAATGATATGAAGCTCACAGAATAGGTGGTATAGGCCTTCTTGATGCGAGGAGGCTATATCATCAACATTTTCTGACTTTTGTTGATCTCCTGAATCATGTCAGCATATATCTATAGTATTTGTACATCCCTTCCAAATATCGTCTGGAATGGATGGATTTGAACGATCCAGAGGTCTATCATAGATGGAAACATCTCAAACGACAGCTTTCCCTCGACATTATTACATCATAGCTGCTCTGCGTCAGAACAGAGAGCGAGGATCAAGTGAAGGCCCCAGAGAAGCTCCCCCCTAGGAAGTACCCTGGCAGCAGCTCATAACCCTTCGGCGAAGGCCACTCCAGTTTCCTTCAACCAGGATCCGCCTTGTATGAGCGACGCCACCGTGAAGGCCTTGGCCGTGTTGGCGTCGGTGATAACGTGGTACCCCGGCCACTTCACCCGCCCGCCCGTCCCGGCGCCCGGACCCCTGTTCTGATACTCCCCATAAAACAGAGTCTTGAGAGCAAACTCCCCGTCCCACTCCAGCCAGCCCTTGGAATTGATGTGGCTGTCGATGTAGGAT
The DNA window shown above is from Musa acuminata AAA Group cultivar baxijiao chromosome BXJ2-4, Cavendish_Baxijiao_AAA, whole genome shotgun sequence and carries:
- the LOC135611377 gene encoding COBRA-like protein 10 — translated: MSSPRRPPRAVLLLAVSFITLAISAAVRAQEDYDYDEKVNPPPAAQDRCIGVFLTYTFISRTKEYPHVKNASAQSYAFKSTAAVLNTMTTDLPAWNMFIGFQHHEILVSASGAVITDGTDFPVNVENGTSLSGFPQTDLMNAIDTAGDLSQIRVEMHFTGTQFGVKPPGTPMPRTIKLLNDGYKCPAPTKKGSQMYVCCVKDPKFKAKKTEETRFLPRRYGDLTIAYDVLRSYDSNYMAQITIDNNHPLGRLDNWNLTWEWKRGEFINTMKGAYTLRKDISDCIYGEAGNYYQSLDFSTVMNCEKKPIIVDLPPEKEKDDALGNIPYCCKNGTLLPPTMNITQSKAIFQLQVYKLPPDLNRTVFYPPQNWKINGFINPNYVCGPPIRVSPMEFPDPNGLMSETEAIASWQIVCNITRPKSKHSRCCVTYSAFYNESVVPCNTCACGCSEDAACNPDATALLLPPEALLVPSENRTAKAKAWASINHRHVPNPLPCWDNCGVSINWHIVSNYRKGWTARITLFNWADYTFKNWFVALEMDKFYRGYEKVYSFNGTKLQGPGRLNKTIFLQGLEGLNYLIAETDGKDPSVDPRVPGKQQSVISFTKKETPGINIVKGDGFPTRLYFNGQECELPDDIPTASGPRHSVSQLAVVLFTVVALLSTVDYF